Proteins from one Bombyx mori chromosome 1, ASM3026992v2 genomic window:
- the LOC101743052 gene encoding uncharacterized protein LOC101743052, protein MSGDAIGIVLDIGSKYTKAGFAGECFPRAVFPSTVGRFRQSGLVDGFPEVYCGNEAIQKRGISHLTWPVSKGLIQDWDEMEKLWHHIFYKGLLIPPEACSVVHSIHPLCPRKHQEKITEILFESFTINSLYLARMQALALFASGRTTGVVWESGYSCSYAAPVFEGFPLRNATFMSPVDGETLSGHLQKLLATVGYSFTTKADNDILDQIKSDKCYVALDYDDEVESGKCSGDDKHVYTLPDGQEIFLGPERFQCPELMFRPNLGGLQCPSLVDLLCKSIENCDLDYQRAFYENVVIAGGSTMFPGIVDRLQLELTKKLLKRSENWKVLVDAMTTRQFAVWNGGSIMASLSTMNGFLLSKEEYEDNGSDRVKHLFF, encoded by the exons ATGTCAGGCGACGCTATCGGCATTGTGTTGGATATTGGATCCAAATATACTAAGGCTGGTTTCGCAGGAGAATGTTTCCCAAGAGCAGTCTTTCCGAGCACCGTCGGGAG atTTCGTCAATCAGGTCTCGTTGACGGATTCCCAGAGGTCTACTGTGGAAATGAAGCTATTCAAAAAAGAGGAATTTCTCACCTCACTTGGCCGGTAAGCAAAGGGCTGATTCAAGATTGGGATGAGATGGAGAAGCTTTGGCATCACATTTTCTATAAAGGCCTACTTATACCTCCAGAAGCTTGCAGTGTCGTGCACTCGATCCATCCTTTATGCCCAAGGAAGCACCA AGAAAAAATAACAGAAATACTCTTCGAATCATTCACAATCAACTCTCTGTACTTGGCAAGAATGCAGGCTTTAGCTCTGTTTGCAAGCGGTCGGACTACGGGAGTTGTTTGGGAGAGCGGGTACTCATGCTCATACGCAGCCCCAGTCTTTGAAGGATTTCCATTAAGGAATGCCACGTTTATGTCACCGGTCGACGGAGAAACTTTATCTGGACATTTACAAAAATTACTGGCGACTGTAGGCTATTCTTTCACAACTAAAGCGGATAATGACATTTTGGATCAAATTAAG tcTGATAAATGCTACGTGGCGTTAGACTACGATGATGAAGTGGAATCGGGAAAGTGCTCTGGAGATGATAAACACGTTTACACGTTACCGGATGGACAGGAAATATTTTTAGGGCCAGAACGTTTTCAATGTCCAGAGTTGATGTTCCGGCCGAATCTGGGTGGGCTCCAATGTCCGAGTTTGGTGGATTTGTTATGCAAAAGTATCGAGAATTGTGATTTGGATTACCAGCGTGCTTTCTACGAGAATGTTGTGATTGCTGGTGGATCCACTATGTTTCCTGGAATTGTGGATCGGCTACAATTAGAACTGACGAAGAAGTTGTTGAAACGCTCGGAGAATTGGAAGGTTCTCGTCGACGCCATGACAACTAGGCAGTTTGCTGTATGGAACGGTGGATCCATTATGGCCTCTCTGAGTACTATGAACGGTTTTTTGTTGAGTAAAGAAGAATACGAAGATAACGGTTCTGACAGAGTCAAGCAtctatttttttga